A section of the Triticum dicoccoides isolate Atlit2015 ecotype Zavitan chromosome 7A, WEW_v2.0, whole genome shotgun sequence genome encodes:
- the LOC119331650 gene encoding PTI1-like tyrosine-protein kinase At3g15890 — translation MGSGTSSCCGGAEKVGHGCVSASSGAAAGTGSGGGSTWRIYSYKELHAATGGFSEENKLGEGGFGSVYWGKTPDGVQIAVKRLKPNNNNSKAEMEFAVEVEVLARVRHRNLLGLRGYCAGAAADQRMIVYDYMPNLSLLSHLHGQFASDATLDWRRRVGVAVGAAEALVHLHHEASPSIIHRDIKASNVLLDSDFAPLVADFGFAKLVPDGVSHMTTRVKGTLGYLAPEYAMWGKVSGACDVYSFGILLVELVSGRKPIERLPSGAKRTITEWAEPLIARGRLGDLVDPRLRGVYDAAELARMLEAAALCVQGEPERRPDMRAVVRILRGATAAPDGAAAAASKGGNDAQVRPAVRMESVKYADHLMETENSVYSGDGDEDEEDDEKEAADYSSDEVEEYSLMDDQSSMNFGVFGAMPVVPVQTMHDPYVRRFGGNGVKI, via the coding sequence ATGGGCTCCGGGACGAGCTCCTGCTGCGGCGGCGCCGAGAAGGTGGGGCACGGGTGCGTGAGCGCGTCATCGGGCGCCGCGGCGgggacgggcagcggcggcggcagcacgTGGAGGATCTACAGCTACAAGGAGCTCCACGCCGCCACGGGCGGCTTCAGCGAGGAGAACAAGCTCGGCGAGGGCGGCTTCGGCAGCGTCTACTGGGGCAAGACCCCCGACGGCGTCCAGATCGCCGTCAAGCGCCTCAAGCCCAACAACAACAACTCCAAGGCCGAGATGGAGTTCGCCGTCGAGGTCGAGGTGCTCGCCCGCGTCCGCCACCGCAACCTGCTGGGGCTCCGCGGGTActgcgccggcgccgccgccgaccaGCGCATGATCGTGTATGATTACATGCCCAACCTCAGCCTCCTGTCCCACCTCCACGGCCAGTTCGCCTCCGACGCCACCCTCGACTGGCGCCGCCGTGTGGGTGTGGCCGTTGGTGCCGCCGAGGCGCTTGTGCACCTCCACCACGAGGCTTCTCCCAGCATCATCCACCGGGACATCAAGGCCAGCAACGTGCTGCTTGACTCCGACTTCGCGCCGCTCGTCGCTGATTTTGGGTTCGCCAAGCTCGTCCCCGACGGCGTCTCGCACATGACCACCAGGGTCAAGGGCACCCTCGGCTACCTCGCGCCGGAGTACGCCATGTGGGGCAAGGTCTCCGGGGCGTGCGACGTGTACAGCTTCGGCATCCTTCTCGTCGAACTGGTGTCGGGCAGGAAGCCTATCGAGAGGCTGCCGTCGGGTGCCAAGCGCACCATCACCGAGTGGGCGGAGCCCCTCATCGCGCGCGGCCGGCTCGGGGACCTCGTGGACCCGCGCCTCCGTGGCGTCTACGACGCGGCGGAGCTGGCGCGCATGCTCGAGGCCGCCGCGCTCTGCGTGCAGGGGGAGCCCGAGCGGCGTCCGGACATGCGCGCCGTGGTGCGGATCCTGCGCGGCGCGACTGCCGCTCCTGACGGCGCGGCCGCGGCGGCCTCCAAGGGGGGCAACGACGCCCAGGTCCGGCCTGCGGTGAGGATGGAGAGCGTCAAGTACGCAGACCACCTTATGGAGACGGAGAACAGCGTGTACTCCGGCGACGGGGACGAGGACGAGGAAGACGACGAGAAGGAGGCCGCCGACTACAGCAGCGACGAGGTGGAGGAGTACTCGCTGATGGACGACCAGAGCAGCATGAACTTCGGCGTGTTCGGCGCCATGCCGGTGGTGCCGGTGCAGACCATGCACGACCCCTACGTCAGGAGGTTTGGAGGAAATGGCGTCAAGATATGA